The proteins below are encoded in one region of Styela clava chromosome 4, kaStyClav1.hap1.2, whole genome shotgun sequence:
- the LOC144422049 gene encoding uncharacterized protein LOC144422049 yields MKSDACFLEEKVRAMTSSGMYRDMAEKELENRKVRQEIKMMFDSLDHCKIANVSAPRIQRFNTQLPMNLSRSFLCNKEGHFKRDCPCCNKIGDSFDINHHVVKHGNADEVSRKTLLRHLAKCDARLDFSWKIDFDIPAGRVNSIGFC; encoded by the exons ATGAAATCAGACGCTTGCTTTCTTGAGGAAAAAGTCAGAGCAATGACATCCAGTGGGATGTATCGGGATATGGCCGAGAAAGAATTAGAGAACAGGAAA GTGcgtcaagaaataaaaatgatgttCGATAGTTTGGATCATTGCAAAATAGCAAATGTGAGCGCTCCGAGGATCCAACGATTCAATACTCAACTGCCGATGAATCTATCAAGAAGTTTTTTATGTAATAAGGAAGGACATTTTAAAAGAGACTGCCCGTGTTGCAATAAAATTGGAGATAGTTTCG ACATCAACCACCACGTTGTGAAGCATGGAAATGCAGACGAAGTCAGTCGAAAGACACTTCTAAGACATCTTGCGAAATGTGATGCTCGTTTGGACTTTTCATGGAAAATAGATTTTGACATACCAGCGGGAAGGGTGAACTCCATAGGATTCTGTTGA